A region from the Rhodopseudomonas julia genome encodes:
- a CDS encoding DUF1499 domain-containing protein: MAARPPIRHSRSARWARRLAVLSLPVLVLTALGNRFGLMPTEAVAPTVALGYGLALVAFALAVFALVRIWNASDEGAGEAFAALFFAAPALVLFGLAMVALVIYPPLNDLTTDVDDPPRFWAHPHEAISLADAQRQATTYPRLAARFYPLSVERVFAAAQAVVKDRGWKVEESLDPIEGEGIATIEAVARTILFAFPDDVVIRIAPTTDGDIDGTIVDMRSASRFGRHDLGKNARRIKDFLRDLDGVLQGTIEVEPAPEDEEEERFGPLPRPEPPSS; this comes from the coding sequence GTGGCTGCGCGTCCGCCGATCCGACATTCCCGATCTGCAAGGTGGGCGCGCAGGCTCGCTGTCTTGTCGCTGCCGGTTCTGGTCCTGACGGCGCTTGGCAACCGCTTCGGCTTGATGCCCACGGAAGCCGTCGCTCCGACCGTTGCGCTCGGCTACGGCCTGGCGCTCGTCGCCTTCGCGCTTGCCGTGTTTGCGCTGGTCCGCATCTGGAACGCGAGCGACGAGGGCGCGGGAGAGGCCTTCGCGGCGCTTTTCTTCGCCGCGCCCGCCCTCGTGCTCTTCGGCCTCGCCATGGTGGCGCTGGTCATCTATCCGCCGCTCAACGACTTGACCACGGATGTGGACGATCCGCCACGCTTCTGGGCGCATCCCCATGAGGCGATCTCTTTGGCCGATGCGCAGCGCCAGGCGACCACTTATCCGCGGCTTGCCGCGCGCTTTTATCCGCTTTCGGTGGAGCGGGTGTTTGCCGCCGCGCAGGCTGTCGTGAAGGATCGCGGGTGGAAAGTCGAAGAAAGCCTGGATCCGATCGAAGGCGAAGGCATCGCGACGATTGAGGCGGTGGCCCGCACCATCCTCTTTGCTTTTCCCGATGATGTGGTGATCCGTATCGCGCCCACGACCGATGGCGACATCGACGGCACGATCGTCGATATGCGTTCCGCCTCACGCTTCGGACGCCACGATCTTGGCAAGAACGCGCGCCGCATCAAGGACTTCCTGCGTGACCTCGACGGTGTGTTGCAGGGCACGATCGAGGTCGAGCCGGCCCCCGAAGACGAGGAAGAGGAACGCTTCGGCCCGTTGCCGAGGCCAGAGCCACCGAGTTCTTAA
- a CDS encoding long-chain-fatty-acid--CoA ligase → MHGLMQDWPLNCHRILDHAATYHGDREVVSRLVEGEIHRTNYREIRRRALKLSQQLTTHGIRLGDRVATLGWNTMRHLEVWYGVMGIGAICHTVNPRLFAEQITYIINHAEDRLLFTDLTFVPLVEKLKDALPTLEKVIVMSDRAHLPSSSLDLVPYDEWLDEADGDFAWESFDENTAAGMCYTSGTTGVPKGVIYSHRSNVLHAMVASLPDMIDLSSSDRIMPVVPMFHANCWAICFAAPMVGAGIVMPGPKMDGASIYQLLDEEKVTVTAAVPTVWLMLLSYLEETGSKLPHLERVVIGGSACPRAVIEKFQNNYDVDVIHAWGMTETSPLGTVCTLTPEYQGLKGEARLDVLQKQGHPPFTVEMKVTDDAGEPLPWDGKTFGRLKVRGPAVAKAYFKGEGGPLLDEDGFFDTGDVAHIDPYGYMQITDRSKDVIKSGGEWISSIELENAAVAHPDVAEAAVIGVANEKWGERPLLIIVPKKDVRPKREEILDFVRQRVAKWAAPDDVAFVEEIPHTATGKIQKMALRDQFRDYRPAVEA, encoded by the coding sequence ATGCACGGTCTCATGCAAGACTGGCCCTTGAACTGCCATCGCATCCTCGATCATGCCGCAACCTATCATGGCGACCGCGAGGTGGTGTCGCGGCTCGTCGAAGGCGAGATCCACCGCACAAATTACCGTGAGATCCGGCGAAGGGCGCTGAAGCTGTCGCAGCAGCTGACGACCCATGGCATCCGTCTCGGAGACCGGGTGGCGACGCTCGGCTGGAACACGATGCGCCACCTCGAAGTCTGGTACGGCGTGATGGGCATCGGCGCGATCTGCCATACAGTCAATCCGCGCCTCTTTGCCGAGCAGATCACCTACATCATCAATCACGCGGAAGACCGGCTTCTCTTCACCGATCTCACCTTCGTGCCGCTTGTCGAGAAACTGAAGGATGCTCTGCCCACCCTGGAAAAGGTGATCGTGATGAGCGATCGGGCGCACCTGCCATCTTCCTCGCTCGATCTCGTCCCTTACGACGAATGGCTCGACGAGGCGGATGGGGATTTCGCCTGGGAGAGCTTCGATGAGAACACCGCCGCCGGCATGTGCTACACCTCCGGCACGACGGGTGTGCCCAAGGGTGTCATCTATTCGCACCGCTCCAACGTGCTGCACGCGATGGTCGCGAGCCTTCCCGACATGATCGATTTGTCGAGCAGTGACCGGATCATGCCGGTCGTGCCGATGTTTCATGCCAATTGCTGGGCGATCTGCTTTGCGGCCCCGATGGTGGGCGCCGGAATCGTGATGCCCGGGCCGAAAATGGACGGCGCTTCCATCTATCAGCTCCTCGACGAGGAGAAGGTGACGGTAACGGCCGCCGTGCCGACCGTATGGCTGATGCTTCTGTCTTATCTGGAAGAGACCGGCAGCAAGCTTCCGCATCTTGAGCGCGTGGTCATCGGTGGTTCTGCCTGCCCCCGCGCAGTCATCGAAAAATTCCAGAACAATTACGATGTCGACGTCATTCACGCCTGGGGCATGACGGAGACGAGCCCGCTCGGGACGGTGTGCACGTTGACGCCGGAATATCAGGGGCTCAAAGGCGAGGCGCGTCTCGACGTGCTGCAGAAGCAAGGGCATCCGCCCTTCACGGTCGAGATGAAGGTGACCGACGATGCCGGCGAGCCGTTGCCCTGGGACGGCAAGACTTTTGGACGTCTGAAGGTCCGGGGCCCCGCCGTCGCAAAAGCCTACTTCAAAGGGGAGGGCGGTCCGCTTCTCGACGAGGACGGCTTCTTCGACACGGGCGATGTCGCCCATATCGATCCCTACGGCTATATGCAGATCACCGACCGCTCCAAGGACGTGATCAAATCGGGCGGCGAATGGATCTCGTCGATCGAGCTTGAAAATGCTGCGGTCGCCCATCCTGATGTTGCCGAAGCCGCGGTCATTGGCGTCGCCAACGAGAAATGGGGCGAGCGGCCTCTCCTCATCATCGTGCCGAAGAAGGATGTGCGACCCAAGAGGGAGGAGATTCTTGACTTCGTTCGTCAGAGGGTGGCCAAGTGGGCGGCACCTGACGATGTTGCCTTCGTTGAGGAAATTCCACATACGGCAACCGGCAAGATTCAGAAGATGGCGCTGCGCGACCAATTCCGCGATTACCGCCCAGCCGTCGAAGCCTAG
- a CDS encoding pyridoxal phosphate-dependent aminotransferase encodes MDVLSAAAKLESEGRNIVHMEVGQPGAPAPAGVLEAARLALQDGRLGYTEALGVRALRQRIARHYGDAYGIDLDPERVAVTTGSSAGFMLAFLGVFDAGARIAMAAPGYPAYRNILSVLGLEAVEIPVGPDTHWVLTPDHLRRAHRETPLSGLLIASPANPTGTMTSPEELEALIVTCNELGIRFISDEIYHGLDFAGRAETALKFSDEAIVINSFSKYYCMTGWRIGWMVLPEYLVRPMECLAQSLYISVPDLSQRAAIAAFDCTPELEAIKAGYARNRALLLERMPKLGFEAIPPADGAFYVYASVARFTNDSTSFARRMLEEGGVAATPGADFDPARGHLTMRFSFAGAEEAMQEGLSRLERWLA; translated from the coding sequence ATGGATGTGCTCTCCGCCGCCGCGAAACTTGAGAGCGAAGGCCGCAACATCGTTCACATGGAAGTTGGTCAGCCCGGCGCGCCGGCACCTGCGGGGGTCCTCGAAGCTGCCCGCCTGGCCCTGCAGGACGGACGTCTCGGCTACACAGAAGCGCTCGGCGTTCGCGCGTTGAGGCAGCGGATTGCCCGCCATTACGGTGACGCTTACGGCATCGACCTCGATCCGGAACGGGTGGCCGTGACGACGGGCTCATCGGCCGGCTTCATGCTCGCCTTCCTCGGCGTTTTCGATGCCGGAGCACGCATCGCCATGGCGGCGCCCGGCTATCCAGCCTACCGCAATATTCTCTCAGTGCTCGGGCTCGAGGCAGTCGAGATCCCGGTCGGCCCCGATACGCACTGGGTTTTGACGCCCGACCATTTGCGCCGGGCACATCGCGAAACGCCGCTTTCCGGCCTTTTGATCGCAAGTCCGGCCAATCCGACCGGCACCATGACGTCGCCTGAGGAGCTTGAGGCGCTGATCGTCACCTGCAACGAGCTCGGCATCCGGTTCATTTCTGACGAGATCTATCACGGCCTCGATTTCGCCGGCCGCGCGGAAACGGCGCTCAAATTCTCCGACGAAGCGATCGTGATCAATTCGTTCTCGAAATACTATTGCATGACCGGCTGGCGCATCGGCTGGATGGTGCTGCCCGAATATCTCGTGCGACCGATGGAGTGTCTGGCGCAGTCGCTCTACATTTCCGTGCCGGATCTGTCGCAGCGCGCGGCGATTGCCGCCTTCGACTGCACGCCGGAACTCGAAGCGATCAAGGCCGGTTACGCACGCAATCGTGCGCTTCTTCTGGAGCGGATGCCGAAACTCGGCTTTGAGGCGATCCCGCCGGCCGACGGCGCCTTCTACGTCTACGCCTCCGTCGCCCGCTTCACCAACGATTCGACGAGCTTTGCCCGCCGCATGTTGGAAGAGGGAGGCGTCGCTGCCACGCCCGGCGCCGATTTCGATCCGGCGCGCGGCCACCTGACCATGCGCTTCTCCTTCGCAGGTGCGGAGGAGGCGATGCAGGAAGGGCTGAGCCGCTTGGAGCGGTGGCTGGCCTGA